The segment ACTCCCATATAGTGAGATGCCTCTGATGCAGAGGACATCTTGAAGTAATATGCGACACTTGATGACACCTCTTCAACACTTAGTAAATCtgacctttcctttcttctgtcatTATGCTGAATCACATGGCCCAGCAAGCAGCCAACACATTGCAACCAAACTTCACTTGCAGGCTGGGAACATGTGCTTCCTTACATTGATTAGTCATATTACCAGTGTTTAAGCCCATTTCCTGTCACCTTGGAGGATGGAGGTTACTTGACAAGAAGTCATTCTGCTGTCATCCAGCAGGGCTGACAGTGAATTCTTTAAACTTGTCGATGAGTAGAAACGCAGCCGGCTTTACTCTTGCTTAAAgcttttgcatatgttgaataaCGTAGCATTTAGTACATCATGGAAGCACCTAGTTTTGATACTAATGGAATGTGCATTTCTTTGAAATTTCTAAATTCCCAAAGGTTTAGGCAAATGCTGACATGAAAACTGTTTTAGGTAAAAATGAGCTTACTTTATGCTTAAAGGGTCATTTTGCATTAGCTGTGTCTTCAAGTCGATTTTGAAAAATCACCTCTTTGAGGAGTGGGCAAAAAAGGAGTCCCAAGATGTAGTCCATTTCCTTTAATAAATTCAAGCAACTCTTTCTttatattgaagatattatttgtcatACATTTTCCTTGTCATATTGAGCATTCCCAGACCATCATTTAAAACAGATTGGTAATTTGGCCCTTAATTTTGGCACCTGTACATCTTTTAAAGCTTTGGGCTGTGTTTGGAAACTTTACTACTCTGTAAGTTAATACCCTTTTAGGGCCTAAACACTACCATTAATAGCAAATTGGCCTCTCAGGATGCTGGATAGAaccatttttttatatttatttgtttaatctttATTAGCCAAAGGTTGTCCAACAGCTCTAAGGGAGTGATTTGCCCATGAGGCTTGGAAGCATGTTTAAATCTTTCCCTATAACTTTAGGGTTGGGAGAGAATACTTGAGGCTGCTTATAATTCCAACTGCTGTTTCTAGGCAGCCTTGAAAACCCATCCATAAACTACTCCCATTCCCTGGCCTTTAGGCCTAGTAAGTCTAGATTTTCATACTAGAGGAGACCACAAAGATCATGTGGTCAAAATCCCTTATTGTACAGGTGGGTAAGCTGAAGTCCAAAGTGGGGAAGTGATTAAGCTGCTAGAGTTTTAAGTTATTTCTCTTCCCAGgggatatttgctttataatagAAGTCTTCTAACAAAATCTTCAAGAATCAAGGGAACAGATTCCTACTGATGAGATTTCATGAACTGTTAGGTGGTAAGGAGCTATTCATAGATAGGGAAGCTCTTAAGTAGGTACATATTCCTTttacttttcctctttattattaCTAAACCCTCCTCTGCTAGGGTAGTAAAAGTTTTTAAGGTTAAAGAGGCTTCAAGAAGCTTCCTTCCATATCATGTCAGAGTATCTTTATTTCAGGACTGTGCTTAAGCGTGGTGCGTGGCATGAAGTAGGTATTCAAAAATGTGTACTGAAAGCATATATCAGAGTCgctttaaaaatatcaacataaGGAAAAGTAATATTCTTTTGAAGAAAGAGCACTATTCTTAGGAGTAAAGAGTCCCAATTCCTAATGGTAGCCAAGTCAAAGTCAAAATTTTCATAGTCAAAAATTTCAAAGTCACAGGCTTTGAAATTGAGGTAGTAATAAATaggctaccaaccaaaaaaagctcaggactagacagattcacagccgatttctaccagacatacaaagaagaactggtactaATTCTACAGAaaccatttcaaaaaattaaggaggagggactcctccctaactcattctataaggccagcatcatcctaataccaaaacttggcagagatacaacaaaaaaagaaaacttcagggcaatatccttgatgaacatcggtgcaaaaatcctgaacaaaatactggcaaaccaaattcagcagcatatcaaaaagcttattcactaCTTGatagtaggcttcatccctgggatgcaaggttggtgcaacatacacaaatcaataaacatgattcaccacataaacagaactaaagacaaaactacatgattatctcaatagatgcataaaaggatttccatacaattcaacatacattcatgttaaaaactcaataaactaggtattgaaggaacatacctcaaaatagtaagagctatgtgtgacaaactcatagccaacatcatactgaatgggcaaaatctagaagcattccccttgaaaactggcacaagacaggatagcctctctcaccactcctattcaatatagtattggaagttctggccaggacaatcaggcaagaaaaagaaataaagggcatgcaaataggaagagaggaagttaaactatccttgtttgcagatgacatgattctatatctagaaatttccagtctcagcccaaaagcttcttaagaagataaacaacttcagcaaagtcccaggatacaaagtaaatgtgcaaaaatcactagcattcctacatCAataacagtcaagctgagagccaagtcAGGaatgaactcacattcacaattgccccacacacacacacaaaatacctaagaatacagctaactagggaggtaaaagatctctataaggagaactacaaaccactgctcaaagaaatcagagatgacacaaacaaatggaaaaacattccatgctcatggataggaaaaatcaatattattaaaatggccttactgccaaaagcaatttataCATTCAGTGTTatgcctattaaactaccattgacattgttcacagaactagaaaaaaaactattttaaaattcatatggaaccaaaaaagagcctgaatacccaaggcaaccctaagcagaaagaacaaggcTGAAGGCATcagactacctgacttcaaactataccacaggactacagtaaccaaaacatcatggtactggtacaaaaacagacacatagaccagtaaAACCAAATACAGAACCtggaaataagaccacacacctacaactgtctgatcttcaacaaacctgataaaaataagcaatggggaaaggattccctattcaataaatggtgctgggataactggctagcaatatgcagaagattaaaactggaacctttccttataccatatataaaaattaagatggattaaaggcttaaatgcaACACTCAAAACTTTAAAATCCCTGGAAGGCAACCTAGACAATACAATTtgggacataggcacaggcaaagatttcatgatgaagacgtcaaaagcaattgcaactaaagcaaaaattgacaaatggaatctgattaaactaaagcgcttctgcacagcaaaagaaactattaacagagtaaatagcctacagaatggtagaacatttttgcaaactatgcatccaacaaaggtcaactatccagcatctacaaggaacttaagcaaatttacaggagaaaaacaagcccataaaaaagtgggcaaaggatgtgaacagaaacttttttttttagtttttatttatttatttttttattatactttaagttttagggtacatgtgcacaacgtgcaggttagttacatatgtatacatgtgccatgttggtgtgctgcacccattaactcatcatttaacattaggtatatctcctaatgctatctctcccccctccccccaccccacaacaggccccagtgtgtgatgttccccttcctgtgtccatgtgttctcattgttcagttcccatatatgagtgagaacatgtggtgtttggttttttgtccttgtgatagtttgctgagaatgatggtttccagcttcatccatgtccctacaaaggacatgaactcatcattttttatggctgcatagtattccatggtgtatatgtgccacattttcttaatccagtctatcgtcgttggacatttgggttggtttcaagtctttgctattgtgaatagtgccgcaataaacatacgtgtgcatgtgtctttatagcagcatgatttataatcctttggatatatacccagtaatgggatggctaggtcaaatggtatttctagttctagatccctgaggaatcaccacgctgacttccacaatggttgaactagtttacagtcccaccaacagtgtaaaagtgttcctaattctccacatcctctccagcacctgttgtttcctgacatttttttttttttttttattatactttaggttttagggtacatgtgcacaatgtgcaggtttgttacatatgtatccatgtgccatgttgatttcctgtacccattaactcgtcatttagcattaggtatatctcctaatgctgcccctcccccctcccccaaccccacaacagtccccagaatgtgatgttccccttcctgtgtccatgagttctcattgttcaattcccacctatgagcgagaacatgcggtgtttggttttttgtccttgtgatagtttactgagaatgatgttttccagtttcatccatgtccctacaaaggacacgaactcatcattttttatggctgcaactaaagagcttctgcacagcaaaagaaactaccatcagagtgaacaggcaacctacagaatgggagaaaatttttgcaacctactcatctgacaaagggctaatatccagaatctacaatgaactcaaacaaatttacaagaaaaaaacaaacaaccccatcaaaaagtgggcaaaggacatgaacagacatttcttaaaagaagacatttatgcagccaaaaaacacatgaagaaatgctcatcagcactggccatcagagaaatgcaaatcaaaaccacaatgagataccatctcacaccagttagaatggccatcattaaaaaagcaggaaacaacaggtgctggagaggatgtggagaaataggaacacttttacactgttggtgggactgtaaactagttcaaccattgtggaagtcagtgtggcgattcctcagggatctagaactagaaataccatttgacccagccatcccattactgggtatatacccaaaggtctataaatcctgctgctataaagacacatgcacacgtatgtttattgcggcactattcacaatagcaaagagttggaaccaacccaaatgtccaacaacgatagaccggtttcctgactttttaatgatggccattctaactggtgtgagatggtatctcattgtggttttgatttgcatttctctgatggccagtgatgatgagcattttttcatgtgttttttggctgcataaatgtcttcttttgagaagtgtctgttcatgtccttcgcccactttttgatggagtcatttgtttttttcttgtaaatttgtttgagttcattgtagattctggatattagccctttgtcagatgagtatattgcaaaaattttctcccattctgtaggttgtctgttcacactgatggtagtttcttttttttttttttttttttttttaatagaaatacagGAATTTTTATTCTACAGGAAAGCCCCTTTTCCCAACCACTCCCATTCTCACAGTTCACATTTTCATACCAGAAACTAGGAGatggtaatttttgttttatggaaCCTTTCTGCAAGGTCCATTGAAATAGTTTGTTTcattaatacattaaatattaCCTATAGAACATAAACTCCTTAACAAATTAAGTACAATCAGAAATTAAGATAAAGCatctcttaaattttaaatttactgcAACTTTTTGTGAATACATATGTGGTGCAAAGAGGCCTATTTGTAAAGCCTGTTAGGTATGAATTTAATAACCatatgttttaattaatttgaaaactGTCATTGGCAGTTGGTCCAGACAGGAACTGGCAAAAGTACTCATTCACTAGGTAGTATCTAGGGGCTATTTGACAGCTTCCGTTTCCTATTGTGAAAGCTTTTATCTGATTAcatggtgtgtgcatgtggaaGGGCTGAGTGCTGTGTTTACTGTCAGCTGTTTGAAATTATTCAGTAGAAACCGTAGCTTTCACAACCAGAATATTTCCATTCTTATTTCTGTAGTGGATGAGGACAGAAGGAGCTAAgattaaaattcaaaacatattGAGGTAGTTCATCTTTAAATAATCCTGAATGAGgtctgtacatttttttttttttttttttttttttttttttattatactttagggttttagggtacatgtgcacaatgtgcaggtttgttacatatgtatccatgtgccatgttgatttcctgcacccattaactcgtcatttagcattaggtgtatctcctaatgctgtccctcccccctccccccaccccacaacagtccccagagcgtgatgttccccttcctgtgtccatgagttctcattgttcaattcccacctatgagtgagaacatgcgatggtagtttcttttgctgtgcagaagctctttagtttaattagatcccatttgtcaattttggcttttgttgccattgcttttggtgttttagacatgaagtccttgcccatgtttaaaagaagacatacatgtgaccGACAGTcgtgaaaaaaaagctcaacatcactactcattagagaaacgcaaatcaaaaccacaatgagataccatctcacaccagttagaatgaccattattaaaaggtcaaaaaataacatatgctggtgaggttgtggagaaaaaggaacacttatacactgtttgtgggggtgtaaatagttcaaccattgtgagaaacagtgtggcgattcctcagagacctaaagacagaaatatcattcaacccagcaatcccattactgagtatatacccaaaggaatacaaagcaTTCTATTATGAAGACGCATGCACgcacatgttcattgcaacactattcacaatagcaaagacatggaatcaacctaagtggccatgaatgataaactggataaagaaaacatggtacatatacaccatggaatactatgcagccataaaaagaatgagatcatgtcctttgcagggacatggatggagctggaggccattatccttagcaaactaacacataaAGGGGGAGGACAGTGGCTTGCGAGGCTTGTTGCAGACAACTTGGTGGCAATGTCCACGAGCCAGGTGAGTGCGTGGCAGTAGCAGGGCCTCACGTGTGGCAGGGTGACTTGGGTTTTGGCCTCCCTCCAGTTCTCTGGAAGTGGGCCAGCAACCAGGGCGGGAGCAGCTGCAGAGGCAGAGGCTCCAGTgtgtctctctctgccacccccttagcctgagcctgggaggccaggcGGTCTGGGTGTCTGGAGGCGGGGTCCACTGCCCGTGAATGGGAATTCTCTTCACCAGGATATGGAGACTGTTCAATCACCAGGAGCACAAAAGTATCATTATTGGGCTGGATAGTGCAGGGAAAACTACCATCCTTTAACAGTTTTCTATGAATGAAGTTGTACATACATCTCCTACAACAGGAAGTAATGTAAAAGAGATAGTGATTAATAATACACGTTTCCGgctggtagctcacgcctgtaatcccagcactttgggaggctgaggtgggtggatcacctgaggtcaggagtttgagaccagcccagccaacatggtgaagccccatctctactaaaaatataaaaattaggtgggcatggtggcacacacctgtaataccagctactcgggaggctgagacaggagaattgtttgaacccaggaggcggaggttgcagtgagccgagatcgtgccagtacactccagcctgggtgacaaagcaagactcaaataataatcataataatcataataatatacGTTTCCTAATGTGGGATATTGGTGGCCAAGAATCTCTTCGTTCTTCCTGAAACACTTAGTATACTAACACAGTCTGTATAATTGTTGTGAACAGTACAGACAGAGAGAGGATTTCTGTAACTAGAGAACTCTATAAAATGTTAGCACACGAGGACCTAAGAAAAGCTGGATTACTGATTTTTGCTAATAAACAAGATGTTAAAAAATGCATAACTGTAGCAGAAATCTCCCAGTTTATGAAGCTAACATCTATTAAAGATCACCGGTGGCATGTCCAGGCATGCTGTTCTCTAACTGGTGAGGGATTGTGCCAAGGACTTGAATGGTTGATGTCACGACTTAAGATTAGATTATCTCTACTGACCTTTCTCATAGACTTTGTATAAATGAAGTGCTAAACTTTACCTGAAAGCTGCAGCAATTAAAgatttagatatatttataatCAACTGATTTAAACTTTTTCTatgagaagaaaaattaagaccacgtatttgaaaacaaagatgaaGTCTCACCTTCCAATCTGCTTTCTCATTAGTTTTTTCCAAAGTAAGTTATTAAAGCTGTGAATGACATTTTTCTCGTAATGAATCCTCTCAGGACATTGTGTAGCCTCTGGTAAGTACAAAGGGAGAGGAAGACATTTTGAATTTTGAGAGCTTTATTATCAGTATAACCCTCCCTAGTTGAGTGTTATTCTCTTCTTGGTCCATTAAGTCAAAATACAAATCAGCACAGATACTCAgtttccaatattttaaaatataatgttactTATGGGAAATATTTTGCATAAGGTTGTATGTGTATTGTGTATATACCTCAAGTTCAAGTTAATGGCTTTGATTTAAGttctaaagaaaagcaaataacacaaatattaataatatcctTAGCTATAACCATAATGAGATAAGTACTGGCATTGGGGTTAGGTGCCATTTTATACTTTCTCCCTGTATTCTCTGCATTGTATTAACCAACGCTCCAAATCATTGAGctgcttgttaaaaaaaaaaaatggaaaaggaaaaagcatgatattgtgtattttttgttgttgaccaATCACACAGATGGAAACATAATTCAACAGAATGTGATAGCAATCAGATTCTTGGCTTAGTATTACTAATGGGCAGGATTGTACAATGAGTAATTATCAGATTATTACTTTCAGTGGTTCTTATGGCATCTAAATTACTGAAtaaatttttaatccattaaTCAGTCTATCATAAATTGTGATTAAAATTATCAAATGAATTATCTGCATTAATTGGAAACTGTTGTGTGAAACATGTCTACTCAGAGAAATAATAtcctataaatattataaaataatttagctATATTGTTTTTAAGTATTAAATTATATGTCAAGCAGTTAAAGTGAATTTCAAAGTAAAAGTAAGGTATGTTTTCGGAACAACATTGATAATTCTTTAATTTGcagagttcttttttattttaggactGAGAATATAGTGtgagattttttatttatgtaaaatttgttGTATCTTCTGTAATATAAATACATTGTTTGACAATTATAAAATGCAAGCATTTTTTGAATGcttttaagaatttctttttaaagattgatTTATACAGTGTATTATTTGTACTAAGAGGTAACTTGACCCAAAACACCCTTTATGCTTGcttagagcattttttttttttttttttttttttttttttttgagacggagtcttgctctgtcgccaggctggagtgcagtggcatgatctcggctcgctgcaacctctgcctcttgggttcaagcaattctcctgcctcagcctcctgagtagctgggactaccagcacacgtcaccacgtctggctaatttttgtatttttagtagagatggggtttcgccacgttggctaggatggtctgtatctcttgacctcgtgatccacctgcctcagcctcccaaagtgctgggattacaggcatgagccaccatgcccagcctgtatatCTTTCATGGCCTGAAAATCTGAAGGTTAATCCAAACTGATATGttttaacatatttaagaaaaaaataactactttTAATATCAGCCTTTTAAATTTCAAGAAGATTTTGCTGAATAATAGTACATACTATAAGTATTGATCAAACTTTGAAAGTTCCTTTCTGTAAAATGTGAAATACTTAATATCTAAATCTAGATCAGGCATAGGAGATCAGTATTTAACATTGGATGTTTTGTGTTTCATATTTATAATGTTCAAAATGCAagcataacattttatatttgtctACATGGTTTTACAAAAGTAAATCCTAAATTacgtgccccccaccccccgcaaaaaaaaacctaacacaggaacagaaaactaaataccacatgttctcatttacaaatgggaactaaatgatgagaacacatggacacatagagaggaacaCAACACAGATTGGGGCCTACAgaggggtgaagggtgggaggagcgagaggatcaggaaatataactaatgggtactaggcttaatacctgggtgatgaaataatctgtacagcaaacccccatgacacaagtttacatatgtaacaaacctgcacatgtacccctgaacttaaaagttaaaaaaaaagactgatgatTACCAAGTTGTCAGTGTTCTGAAATTGTGCAATTAATATTCATCCTCAAGAGAATTTTGTGTCTATTCTCGAGCATTTGACTAATGTTTTATTGATTCTTGGCTGGTAAGGGCTGGGATGGGAAAAGAATCCTAGATTCTTAGAGTTAGATGGCTTCTCAGAGGTATCTGAGCCAATCTACTACTTTGATTTCCCTTTTCAGTAAAGCTGCCAAATTGTTAACCAGGTTTTGCTTAAGCACTTCCAGAATAGGTCGGCCTCCCATACCATGAAGTTGCCCAGTCTTCTTTGAATTTACTTAGGACGTTAGGCCTCTAAAAACAAGTTCTTATCTTTATCTATATACTGCCGCTCTTAAAATTTCTGCCCATTTATGGTAATTCTGATCTCTGGAATCAACAGGAGTCAAGTAAATCCCTCTTTCACAAGGCTGCAATTCATGAGCCTGCTTTTTCCCAAGCTCAGGAAAGTATATCATTAACATTATTATTGCTTCTAGGCAAAGGTGAAGATTCCCAAACAGGCTGATTTCATGGTCATTTTTCCCCAAGtatgttttatttaccttttataaTGTTTTATGCTAAAGgattttcaaagataaaaaaaaataaatacatttagtttACTTCCAGTCTTTTGGCTTTCCAAAACAATGGTTGCTACAAGTTTCATTTGATGTCCTCTTTAAGCACAGTAAATCATCTCATTCCTTAAAGAATCTCACTGAGTTTTAGATTATTAGTTTATTGGAGAACAGCTGTGGTCACAACAGAGAGGGTTCTAAGGGTCTGCTATTAAGAATTAAACTAGCTAATTGTTGCCAAACAATGGTCTATAAATGAATTTCAGTTTATAATGAAGTTTTTAGCAACTTGGGACAAAATAAGAACCAAGTGATGAGTTTTTATgaaactaaatttatttaatttttaagttccaAGTTTATGTCCTTCCTACATTTTTGTTATTGAAGTTATGAAATGATGTTGATAATTAATGGTTGTTgctattttaaatgtctttgttttGCAAAAGCAAATGACTATGAAAAAAATGAGCAACTCTATTTTGGTGccctgatatttttctttttgaaatattacTGTTCCTGAAATCCGTAAGTATGTGAATCACTGGCTTAGATGCTCTTTGTCTCCTCCCAGGGTTAACATTCTATAGTCTATGAATTGTGGTTTAATCAGACTTGGACATGAAACCCCTATGGAAACCAGGTGCTACAGGAACTGAAGTTTGGAATTCTACAAGAAACTGGCTGCCTTTTCCCTCTGGTCCACTGTAGAATCAGTACTTCCAGATGGTGGCAAGGAAATGTGGCTGCCAGTAGTAACCCAGCTCTGGAGGGAGACTGAATGCTATCCCTGATGCTCagtcctgctttttttgtttgttttttttagactggatctcagtctgtcatccaggcaggagtgcggatctcagtctgtcatccaggcagtggtgcaatcatagctcattgcagcctcaaactcctgggctcatgcaattcacccacctcagcctcctgagtagctaggcctACAGGGCATATACCagcatgcctggcaatttttttttttgtagacactgggccttgttatgttgctcaggctggtcatgaacccctggcttccagcaatcctcccacctcagctttccagagtgctgggattatagatgagccactgtgtctggcctcagTTCTCTTTTAATAGCCTTCAGAACATTTCTAAAAGCTTTTGCACTGAAAAACTACATAATTGAACCAAAAATGTAGATTTTCACAATTCCCCTCAACCGTTGCAAAGTTTTTGGTTCAAACAGAGCAGCAGGAACTTTCAGGTTGAAGTTATGAAAGTGGTTTCAGTTAATAGTGAATTGCAATTCTTCTACAATGATGGATGTTTTTAGAAATAGGACTGAACTCTGTTGTGACAATAAAGGGATCATTTAAGAAAAACTTATCAAAACTATCTTCAGGGgtgcttcattttatttccattttagtcCCTATATCATTTCAGTCCCTTAAGCACTGAGTCTGGCTGCTTTAGAATTGAAACAGATGGACTTGAGGATTTCTGTATCTAATTTTACAGTAGCATATCTCTTGATTATTGACACATTAAAGGCAATATATTTCTAGTTTAGAAATCTGATGCTAATTGGCTTtggaatattttgtttaaaaacattttccaaatggGGCTGTGAATTGTTCAGTTTCTTTATTCAGgattaaagaaaacattaattcTGCCAGGAAAAGATTGTCCAGTGGGGCAGAAACATTAGAGCCTTGGAGTTTACCTGTCAATCTTGtattttcatgtcctttgtctagAAACAAGCCTACAAGCTAATtgacttctgtttctttccttttggcCTCTCATTTTTCTGAACATAAAGactcaaattaaaacaaagataaaactcCAGGGGAAGCTGGCATTGATCAAGGtttgaattgaattaaattaagTACTTTTTATTGAACTCAGCAGTATTAGTTATTAAAACCAGAAGGCTTTACCCTTGCTagtgtaaaaaaagaa is part of the Symphalangus syndactylus isolate Jambi chromosome 2, NHGRI_mSymSyn1-v2.1_pri, whole genome shotgun sequence genome and harbors:
- the LOC129463700 gene encoding LOW QUALITY PROTEIN: ADP-ribosylation factor-like protein 5A (The sequence of the model RefSeq protein was modified relative to this genomic sequence to represent the inferred CDS: substituted 2 bases at 2 genomic stop codons), whose product is MNEVVHTSPTTGSNVKEIVINNTRFLMWDIGGQESLRSSXNTXYTNTVCIIVVNSTDRERISVTRELYKMLAHEDLRKAGLLIFANKQDVKKCITVAEISQFMKLTSIKDHRWHVQACCSLTGEGLCQGLEWLMSRLKIRLSLLTFLIDFAKVKIPKQADFMVIFPQINTCKQDQEMESSEESVLLGSGALWVLAFSCKNLGKKSYLGRKQEVILGFSLFDCIIQIDVSKMAEYDFPVIVLCKNITLNNYSCMKIPLHQQRKPDERFQHLSIAHK